Proteins encoded by one window of Brevibacterium atlanticum:
- the rsmG gene encoding 16S rRNA (guanine(527)-N(7))-methyltransferase RsmG, producing MTDWDASESDLPEIETPPAGTEEYFGAAFPAAQRYAEHLASTGIEWGLIGPREVDRLWTRHILNCAVVAEYIDDGDVVGDVGSGAGLPGIPIALLRPEAKVVLIEPMERRVEWLRMVVDDLGLDNVRIVRARVEELVDEEMFTVVTARAVKAMTTLIEWTREVISPGGRILALKGASVEGELVKAKKLIKRYRLSQPAVHLVDGGGLLEVPSRVVEIVKK from the coding sequence ATGACTGACTGGGACGCATCCGAATCTGATCTCCCCGAGATCGAAACGCCTCCGGCCGGCACCGAGGAGTACTTCGGTGCGGCTTTCCCCGCGGCCCAGCGCTACGCTGAGCACCTGGCGAGCACCGGCATCGAATGGGGCCTCATCGGTCCGCGTGAGGTGGACCGGCTGTGGACGAGGCACATCCTCAACTGCGCCGTGGTCGCCGAATACATCGACGATGGCGATGTCGTCGGTGATGTGGGCAGCGGTGCGGGTCTGCCGGGCATTCCGATCGCGTTGCTGCGCCCCGAGGCCAAGGTCGTACTCATCGAACCGATGGAACGTCGCGTCGAATGGCTGAGGATGGTCGTCGACGACCTGGGCCTGGACAACGTTCGCATCGTCCGAGCCCGTGTCGAAGAGCTCGTCGACGAGGAGATGTTCACGGTCGTCACCGCTCGCGCTGTCAAGGCCATGACGACTCTCATCGAATGGACTCGCGAAGTCATCAGTCCCGGAGGAAGGATCCTCGCCCTCAAAGGCGCGTCGGTCGAGGGTGAGCTGGTCAAGGCGAAGAAGCTGATCAAACGCTATCGCCTCTCACAGCCCGCGGTTCATCTCGTCGATGGAGGCGGCCTCCTCGAGGTC
- a CDS encoding Jag family protein: MTEEKIDETSEQTPEETSAKPSRAELLEEEGEIAADYLEELLDLADIDGDIDIDVADGRAQLSIVCEDEEDTNLGTLVGKDGRTLGALQELSRLAVQTQTGQRSWLMLDIDGFRNNRREELIKKAQRAIDEVRDGGEEFAFKPMNSFERKIIHDQAARAGLVSESEGEGDGRHVVIRPADD, from the coding sequence ATGACCGAAGAGAAGATCGACGAGACCTCCGAGCAGACCCCAGAGGAGACCTCGGCGAAGCCCAGCCGCGCCGAACTCCTCGAAGAAGAGGGCGAGATCGCCGCGGACTACCTCGAAGAGCTGCTGGACCTGGCCGATATCGACGGTGACATCGACATCGATGTCGCCGACGGTCGCGCCCAGCTGTCCATCGTCTGCGAAGACGAAGAGGACACGAACCTCGGCACTCTCGTGGGCAAGGACGGACGCACCCTCGGTGCCCTGCAGGAGCTCAGCCGTCTGGCTGTGCAGACCCAGACCGGTCAGCGCTCCTGGCTGATGCTCGACATCGACGGATTCCGCAACAACCGCCGTGAGGAGCTCATCAAGAAGGCTCAGCGCGCCATCGATGAGGTCAGGGACGGCGGCGAGGAGTTCGCCTTCAAGCCGATGAACAGCTTCGAACGCAAGATCATCCACGATCAGGCGGCACGTGCAGGACTGGTCTCCGAGTCCGAGGGAGAAGGCGACGGCCGCCATGTCGTCATCCGGCCCGCCGATGACTGA
- the yidC gene encoding membrane protein insertase YidC — protein MDWMDKLLYPLQWVVAWILAIFHEIFTAIGLPADSGWTWVLSIAGLTVVIRALLIPLFVYQIKSQRKMQLLQPEIQRLQAKYKGKKDQYSRQAMAEEQMTLFRDNKTSPWASCLPLLVQMPIFFSLFRVIHNMPKVASGDIGAIGGFTQQLAIQAENSSIFGIHLSETFGSPGVAVKLLTGVLIVVMAATMFITQKQMMAKNMSESAMANPMMQSQKMLLYVMPLVFGIGGIYFPLGVLIYWLVSNTWTMAQQHMVIRNMPAPGSKAEKEMLERKARKGKTVKQNEIKGETAAEEAPKKSGQRQQPVSKNRKKNKKR, from the coding sequence ATGGACTGGATGGACAAGCTGCTCTACCCGCTGCAGTGGGTAGTTGCTTGGATCCTCGCGATCTTCCACGAGATCTTCACCGCCATCGGCCTGCCCGCCGACAGCGGTTGGACCTGGGTGCTCTCGATCGCCGGACTGACCGTGGTCATCCGTGCTCTCCTCATCCCTCTCTTCGTCTACCAGATCAAGTCTCAGCGCAAGATGCAGCTGCTGCAGCCGGAGATCCAGCGTCTGCAGGCCAAGTACAAGGGCAAGAAGGACCAGTACTCGCGGCAGGCCATGGCCGAAGAGCAGATGACCCTGTTCCGCGACAACAAGACCAGCCCGTGGGCATCGTGTCTGCCGCTGCTCGTGCAGATGCCGATCTTCTTCTCGCTCTTCCGCGTCATCCACAACATGCCGAAGGTCGCCAGCGGCGACATCGGAGCCATCGGCGGCTTCACACAGCAGTTGGCGATCCAGGCGGAGAACTCCTCGATCTTCGGCATCCACCTGTCAGAGACCTTCGGAAGCCCCGGCGTCGCAGTCAAACTGCTCACCGGTGTGCTCATCGTCGTCATGGCTGCGACCATGTTCATCACGCAGAAGCAGATGATGGCGAAGAACATGTCCGAATCGGCCATGGCCAATCCGATGATGCAGTCGCAGAAGATGCTTCTCTACGTCATGCCGCTCGTCTTCGGCATCGGCGGCATCTACTTCCCGCTCGGTGTCCTCATCTACTGGCTGGTCTCGAACACCTGGACCATGGCGCAGCAGCACATGGTGATCCGCAATATGCCCGCCCCCGGCTCCAAGGCGGAGAAGGAGATGCTTGAGCGCAAGGCTCGCAAGGGCAAGACGGTGAAGCAGAATGAGATCAAGGGCGAGACCGCTGCCGAGGAGGCCCCGAAGAAGAGCGGCCAACGGCAGCAGCCTGTGAGCAAGAACCGCAAGAAGAACAAGAAGCGCTGA